DNA sequence from the Candidatus Poribacteria bacterium genome:
GGGGTTTCTAACCCCGAATTTCGAAACGATTCAGGGGTAGTGAGTATAAACTATGTCCCTGGAGACGTGTCCAAATCGTCCTGGGATGAACCCATAAATGAAGAACACCTGTTTTCCGCAGAGGGAAGTGGTTACGTTGAATATGAGATTTCGTTGATAGAAGGAATCGGTACAACAAATCCCGCGGAGATGGAATTGATTTTTGAAGCCTCCAGCGCAAACGGTGGTGCGCGTCAAACGGAACCTAAAAAATATCCATCTGACGTGACGATCTCTGTCAACGGCGTTGAAATCGAGACGATCCGCATACCCGACTGTCCTGCGGATGCGCGCGGTGTGCTTTCTTACATCCATGGGCAACCCGGCACCTACGGTTACCTTTATAGAGTTAAGGTAGATCCGTCCGTTGTTTTTGAGAACGAGGCAGATACATTAACAGTCCGATATGAAGTGAAAGCAGATGCTGCGGCAAAAGGGGGGTTTGCCCTCTACGGTGCACGCATAGGTAGATACCCGACGGGTCCCCATCTGCGCATTCATCGTTAATTGGCTATCGGTTATCAGTTATCAGTTATCGGTTAAAGAAGCTCTTGATAACGATAACCTAACACTGAGAAAGGGAGAAGGGGTTGAAAGTTTATTGGAAGACGCTCACGTCACAGGAGACGTAACCGACAACCGACAACTGACAACTGACAACTATTATGGCAAGTCCTGAATTTGTATTCACACGTCACCCCAATTTAGAAATTTCTTGGCCCTACGTCCACGAACAGATGGTGCGTCGATTAGAAGAATTAGGTGTCACACTCGTCCTGAACACAGAGAGCCGAGACCCTATTCACGAACAGGTCGACTTAAGCGAAACCATCGGCATATCCCATTTTGGTGGAAACCTGACTGAAGCCTGTATCGCGGCAGCCCCGAAACTGAAAGTTTTCGGAGCAATGACCGACAATTCTGGACACGGTATCCCATATCAGGCACTTCAAGCACGGGGGATCCCTGTGATTGAATCGACACGCGCGTGGTCGCAATCTGTCGCAGAATGCGCTTTCGGTCTTGCGCTGTCTTCGCTGCGTCGGACTGCACAATGGCATCTGCGGATGGCACAGGGCGAAAAACTGTGGGATTGGGAAAACCCGATGTGGGGTTCGCTCAACGCACGTGAAAGCGGGGCTCCGTTGGATAAACTCCCGGCTGCACATCAGTTCTGTGACGACCCCGATTTCGTCAATGGCGATCTCGGAACGAAACGGATAGGTGTTATCGGACTCGGGCAAATTGGCGGCAAAATCGCAAAATGGTGCAGTTTCTTCGGTGCGACGGTGATGGGCTTCGATCCGTATGTATCGGACGAACTTCTCCAAGAATGGAACGTGCAACGCGCCGATATGGACACACTCGCTGATAGCTCGGATATCGTTTTCGTAGCAGTCCCACCGACACCTTCAGCCAAACATCTGCTGAATCGAGAACGGATCTATCACTTAAAGAAAGGGAGTTTGGTTGTCGTGATTACACGCGCCTTTGCTGTTGATATGGACGCACTACGAGAACGCCTCGTGAAAGACGAACTCGCTGGTGCCTTCGACGTTTATGACATCGAACCGGTTCCCGTTGACGATGAACTTCGTAATCGGGACAACGTTGTTCACACGCCGCATATCGCAGGAAGAACGATAGATTCCAACTTACGCGTGGCAGACATGACCGTGGACGATTTTGTGCGGGTCCTCAAAGGTGAAACACCCATCGGCGCGTTGACACCGAAAGCAGTTGAGGTCCGGACTTCACCCACCCCAACCCAATAGAAGAGCCATCGGCTATCGGTCTTCGGCTATCGGTAGAGAGATTCTCGCGACGACCACAAGCGTATCTCCTACCGATTGCTGATTGCCGACGGTTTCCGACAGCCATCAAAAAATGTCAACCAAAACTCACTCTCAAAACCTCGTTCGTTCAGACATCGCGGATATGGCACCCTATACGCCAATAGTTCCTTTCGATGTCCTGAGTAAACGCCTTGGCATTCCTGCTGAAGACATCATAAAACTTGATGCAAACGAGAATCCTTATGGTCCCGCGCCTTCCGTCTATCGCGCCCTCGCCGATGAAAAG
Encoded proteins:
- a CDS encoding NAD(P)-binding domain-containing protein codes for the protein MASPEFVFTRHPNLEISWPYVHEQMVRRLEELGVTLVLNTESRDPIHEQVDLSETIGISHFGGNLTEACIAAAPKLKVFGAMTDNSGHGIPYQALQARGIPVIESTRAWSQSVAECAFGLALSSLRRTAQWHLRMAQGEKLWDWENPMWGSLNARESGAPLDKLPAAHQFCDDPDFVNGDLGTKRIGVIGLGQIGGKIAKWCSFFGATVMGFDPYVSDELLQEWNVQRADMDTLADSSDIVFVAVPPTPSAKHLLNRERIYHLKKGSLVVVITRAFAVDMDALRERLVKDELAGAFDVYDIEPVPVDDELRNRDNVVHTPHIAGRTIDSNLRVADMTVDDFVRVLKGETPIGALTPKAVEVRTSPTPTQ